GTGGGAAAATCATCTCTGCAACACCGCTCCATCTTCCTCCGTCTCTGAAGTCTTGTGGACAAAAACAGGAAAGAGCGTGTCGGAAAGGATATTGTGTGTAGTGGAATAAGACGTCCACGTTCAGCCTGTACATATTTTGGTGTTCAGGAAGTGTTGGCACCACCACCGCGTCTTTTGAACTTTATACTTTTTGGAATTAGCAGGCTCCTGGAAAAAACAGCAGGCGGAACTGAGCCACAGCCCCCTTGGTGTGTggaaacagaaaacagaaacaTTACTTTACTTTACCCTGCGGGGCTTGCTGTGACCATCGCCTAAAACATCTTTGATATACATACACCCATCAATCAGCTCTGCTCGCTAATCTCTACaccttttgttttgtatttttcccccaccacctccactctaGTTCTCGAGCGCTGGTCGTGCCCCACGTTCTCGCCCAACCCTGTTCCAAGACTTTGCTCTCTGTTGCCCCGGCGTGAGGGTCGTGGAGATGTCCGCCAACAAGGCGCCCATCTACCTGAAGCGTCGCAGCCGTAAGGGCAAGAAGGAGAAGCTGCGCGACCTGCTCTCCTCTGACATGATCAGCCCTCCGCTCGGCGACTTCCGCCACACCATCCACATCGGCAGCGGCAGCGGCGCCGACGACCTCTTTGGAGACCTCTCCTTCCTGCAGGGCAAGTTCCACCTGTTGCCCGGGCAACAGGGCCGGCAGTACGCCAGCGCGGGCGCGGGCGAGGGCGGCTCCGAGGACTTCCCCTTCCAGTTCAGCCGGACGTCCAGCGTGAGCGTGCCGTCGTCGGAGAGCTCGCCGCTGCTGAAGAACGCCCTGTCGCTGCCCGTCATCGGGACCGTCCAGGCGCTCACCCTGCCCGTCACGGCCCCGCCCCCACaggccgccgccaccgccgctgctgctgccgcccccTCGCCCCCGCCCAGCATCGCATCacgctcctcctcccccctcccccagcaGGCCCCGCCNCCCAAACCCCCCCGGCTGCATCTGGAGGACCGGGCCCAGACGTCGTCTCCTCCCCTGATCACAGCACCAATGCCACCAatgccacctcctcctgctcctcctgctgctgctgttccccaCCTCCCCCCGCACCCTCAGCTGGCGTCTCCGGAGCGCACCACCAGCGCCTCCTACTCCTCCCGCTTCAGCCCCTCGCGCTCCAGCGATGACGAGGGTCTCCTCACGGAGGAGGAGGCCagcgcaggaggaggaggagcgcaggacaaggagaaggagaaggagaggccgTACCTGTCGCACGCGGGCTCCATGCTGTCGCTGCACCTGGACCTGGGCCCCTCCATACTGGACGACGTACTGCAGATCATGGACGGGCCTCTCTCcctcgggggaggggggggcctcAACGGGGGGTGCATGTCTGGGGGCAGGACGGAGATATACACCtgaactacatactgtacataccgcaCTGGCTCCTCCGGACCTTCGATCTTCAGACTAGTAGAAATATTGTTACAGATGTAAATACAACACTAGACAACCATCagatcaggggtgtgtttctcaaaagcgtagttgtttgccatttagcaacttgggtagttgccaatgggaaattgcattgcaattaacaaagtagctaacatagttagcaaataTGGTTTTGAGACATGCACCGCTGAGaggtatgaagtagaagtagaattaCTGTTGCGGATGTAAATAcagcactagtagtatgatagtACAAAGATGTGGTCGTGATCTCATagtactggtgttgtaattacatctgtaa
This window of the Engraulis encrasicolus isolate BLACKSEA-1 chromosome 7, IST_EnEncr_1.0, whole genome shotgun sequence genome carries:
- the cdc42ep2 gene encoding cdc42 effector protein 2, yielding MSANKAPIYLKRRSRKGKKEKLRDLLSSDMISPPLGDFRHTIHIGSGSGADDLFGDLSFLQGKFHLLPGQQGRQYASAGAGEGGSEDFPFQFSRTSSVSVPSSESSPLLKNALSLPVIGTVQALTLPVTAPPPQAAATAAAAAAPSPPPSIASRSSSPLPQQAPPPKPPRLHLEDRAQTSSPPLITAPMPPMPPPPAPPAAAVPHLPPHPQLASPERTTSASYSSRFSPSRSSDDEGLLTEEEASAGGGGAQDKEKEKERPYLSHAGSMLSLHLDLGPSILDDVLQIMDGPLSLGGGGGLNGGCMSGGRTEIYT